From a single Desulfobacterales bacterium genomic region:
- a CDS encoding serine/threonine-protein kinase, whose product MPFDMTLKKLGRYEIKAKIGEGGMGTVFEALDPVLERKVALKISRLFDNASSKPDQPQLALFIKEARLAAQFIHPNIAITYDAGFEEDMFFMALEFIDGAGLQMHSRPPQLLPKAQVIEIIYNICYALDYIHSKGYLHLDIKPSNIMLTQKGEVKLMDFGISRLMKERPQAEDGLAGSIFYLAPEQAYPGQQLNHQTDLYSLGAVLYELLCGQRLYEGDDPYQLLYKISHKEPMPIANLIPEISPEISRIIQRALNKDRKKRFQSAREFADALQPIIRGNDTLLMDQQDKRKMAFLRQLYMFRHFQLSDLKEIIRLSAWNAYKKDTWILETSDSHSKIYVMIHGTASLHLGEEAKPLQKGEVFGESAILYPLSAGAKIRAESDCVVMSINANLLNQADESLQVKFLKEFYSKKVRQLVEANLKMIRQRF is encoded by the coding sequence ATGCCATTCGACATGACATTGAAAAAGCTGGGCCGTTATGAAATCAAGGCCAAAATCGGCGAGGGCGGCATGGGCACCGTTTTCGAAGCGCTCGATCCGGTGCTTGAACGGAAAGTCGCCTTAAAGATCAGCAGACTTTTTGACAATGCGTCAAGCAAGCCCGATCAACCGCAGTTGGCGCTATTTATCAAAGAGGCACGGCTGGCGGCGCAGTTCATTCACCCCAACATCGCCATCACCTATGATGCCGGGTTTGAAGAAGACATGTTTTTCATGGCGTTAGAATTTATTGACGGCGCCGGCCTTCAGATGCATTCGCGGCCGCCGCAGTTGCTTCCGAAGGCACAGGTCATCGAGATTATATATAATATCTGCTATGCTCTCGATTATATTCATAGCAAGGGATATCTGCACCTGGACATCAAACCGTCCAATATCATGCTCACGCAAAAGGGCGAGGTCAAATTGATGGATTTCGGCATCTCGCGGCTCATGAAAGAACGCCCGCAGGCCGAGGATGGTCTGGCCGGTTCTATTTTTTATCTCGCCCCCGAGCAGGCGTATCCCGGGCAACAACTCAACCATCAGACCGATTTATACTCTCTGGGTGCCGTGCTATATGAACTCTTATGCGGTCAGCGGCTTTATGAGGGCGACGACCCATACCAGCTTCTGTATAAAATTTCTCATAAAGAGCCGATGCCGATTGCGAACCTCATTCCCGAAATTTCACCTGAAATTTCCCGTATCATTCAAAGAGCGCTGAACAAGGACAGAAAAAAACGCTTTCAGTCCGCAAGGGAGTTTGCCGATGCCCTGCAACCCATTATCCGCGGCAACGATACGCTCTTAATGGATCAACAGGACAAACGGAAAATGGCGTTTTTGCGTCAGCTTTACATGTTCCGCCATTTTCAACTATCTGACTTAAAAGAAATTATTCGCCTGTCCGCCTGGAATGCCTATAAAAAGGACACCTGGATTCTCGAAACTTCGGACAGCCACAGCAAGATTTATGTGATGATTCACGGAACCGCATCCCTGCATCTGGGCGAAGAGGCAAAGCCGCTTCAAAAGGGGGAGGTGTTCGGGGAATCGGCCATTCTCTACCCCCTGTCCGCCGGCGCGAAAATTCGGGCGGAATCCGATTGCGTGGTGATGAGCATTAACGCCAACCTCCTCAATCAGGCCGATGAATCGCTTCAGGTGAAATTTTTAAAAGAATTTTATAGCAAAAAGGTCAGGCAGTTGGTGGAAGCAAACCTTAAGATGATTCGGCAGCGCTTTTAA
- the glnE gene encoding bifunctional [glutamate--ammonia ligase]-adenylyl-L-tyrosine phosphorylase/[glutamate--ammonia-ligase] adenylyltransferase, producing the protein MTQDSLIPAKQSLESEDYWRAFCDAAKTRGLTPPEDPDFIRIAKPIFYFSEFIRRSCLLDPALPAELVQSGDLRKSGRSADYLPYLQARIASVADEALLGQILCNLRRREMVRIAWRDLAGWADLDETMGDLSAFADACLETTLAYLYRAQCGLYGLPLNAAHHPQQLVVIGMGKLGSRELNFSSDIDLIFAYPESGQTDGGTRAISNEEFFVRLCRKYVKILSTVTSDGPLFRVDIRLRPFGDNGPLVMSFDNMEDYYQQQGRDWERYAWIKARAAAGDLDAGKRLIERLRPFIYRRYFDYSAFESIRDMKLKIAREVAQKKMQNNIKLGPGGIREIEFFGQTFQLLRGGVTPALQCGPIQETLNQLVRENHITPEVCGALTEAYRFLRHTEHRLQEYADQQTHQLPEKQDERQRLAASMGFPEPEAFFQALQRHRQLVHQHFNQLLELEPSENMEESTASFAENLNTRIAALWLAPLSEFGETLLLDAGYNSPKEIATLLDTLHHDPSTRALSPAGKKRLDKVIPELLLRAAQAREPQVVLARLLDLIKTIQRRTTYLALLQENPTALTRLVEFADASPWMISYLMRHPVLLDELLDPRTLYAPPNRPELAEEIDRRYELIDPDDLEYQMEVLRIFKQTNTLRVAAADIGGVLPLMKVSDHLSDIAEISVAKTVDLTWRHLVEKHGTPNCMLDNTPLDRGFAVIAYGKLGGLELGYDSDLDLVFLHACTGAQTRGGSRPLDIPQFFSRLGQRVIHFLSAHTPAGVLYETDMRLRPSGTSGLLVCHIDAWEEYQMKDAWTWEHQALVRARGICGDSALIARFETVRLRALSRPRRKAILKKEVSDMRERMRREHGGHPSTDFNLKHDPGGMVDIEFLVQYIVLLMAHRYPQLLKWTDNVRQIQALAEEKIIGDDMAHQLRTAYLTYRSMAHRLSLQEAPPVVPADQFKAYRQTIMRFWHHVLGQPDQPPKGLS; encoded by the coding sequence ATGACGCAAGATAGCCTTATCCCCGCCAAGCAATCATTGGAATCTGAAGATTACTGGCGGGCATTTTGCGATGCCGCCAAGACCCGCGGCCTTACTCCGCCGGAGGATCCAGACTTTATCAGGATCGCCAAACCCATCTTTTATTTCAGCGAGTTTATCCGTCGAAGTTGCCTTCTTGATCCGGCACTGCCGGCAGAACTGGTACAAAGCGGCGATCTGCGAAAAAGCGGTCGATCTGCGGATTATCTACCTTATTTACAGGCCCGTATAGCGTCAGTCGCCGACGAAGCCTTGCTGGGACAAATTCTCTGCAACCTTCGTCGCCGGGAAATGGTGCGAATTGCCTGGCGGGATTTGGCCGGATGGGCCGATCTGGATGAAACCATGGGCGATTTGTCTGCGTTTGCCGATGCCTGCCTGGAAACGACGCTGGCGTATCTTTACCGGGCCCAATGCGGGCTATATGGCCTTCCACTGAATGCCGCGCATCATCCTCAGCAACTGGTGGTCATCGGCATGGGAAAACTCGGTTCCCGTGAATTGAATTTTTCCTCGGATATCGATCTGATATTTGCTTATCCCGAAAGCGGCCAAACCGATGGCGGCACTCGCGCCATCAGTAACGAAGAATTTTTTGTGCGCTTGTGCCGCAAGTATGTGAAAATTTTAAGCACCGTCACTTCGGACGGCCCTTTGTTCCGGGTGGATATTCGATTGCGGCCTTTCGGCGATAATGGCCCCCTGGTGATGAGCTTTGACAATATGGAAGATTATTACCAACAGCAAGGCCGGGACTGGGAACGGTATGCATGGATCAAGGCCCGCGCCGCAGCAGGGGATTTAGACGCAGGAAAGCGGCTGATAGAAAGGTTGCGGCCCTTTATTTACAGACGATATTTTGATTACAGCGCCTTTGAATCCATTCGGGACATGAAACTTAAAATCGCTCGGGAAGTCGCCCAGAAAAAAATGCAGAATAATATCAAGCTGGGACCGGGCGGCATACGAGAAATCGAATTTTTCGGACAAACCTTTCAGCTGCTTCGCGGGGGCGTGACACCGGCGCTGCAATGCGGCCCTATTCAGGAGACGCTCAACCAACTCGTCCGTGAAAACCATATTACACCGGAAGTTTGCGGGGCACTAACCGAGGCTTATCGGTTTTTAAGACATACGGAGCACCGGTTACAAGAATATGCGGACCAGCAGACGCATCAATTGCCTGAAAAACAGGATGAGAGGCAACGGCTGGCCGCATCAATGGGGTTTCCCGAGCCGGAGGCGTTTTTTCAAGCGCTTCAGCGCCATCGGCAATTGGTGCATCAGCATTTCAATCAACTTCTAGAGCTTGAACCATCAGAAAACATGGAGGAAAGCACAGCGTCCTTCGCCGAAAATCTCAACACCCGAATAGCCGCTCTGTGGCTTGCACCCCTGTCGGAATTCGGCGAAACCCTGCTGCTCGATGCCGGATACAACTCCCCCAAAGAAATTGCGACCCTATTGGACACCTTGCATCACGACCCCTCCACGCGGGCGCTTAGCCCCGCCGGCAAAAAGCGGCTGGATAAGGTCATTCCCGAATTGCTGTTGCGCGCCGCCCAAGCGCGCGAGCCGCAAGTGGTGTTGGCCAGACTGCTGGATCTGATCAAAACGATTCAACGTCGGACGACTTACCTGGCCCTGCTTCAGGAAAACCCGACGGCCTTAACCCGTTTGGTGGAATTTGCCGATGCCAGTCCGTGGATGATTTCTTATTTAATGCGCCACCCGGTGCTGCTTGACGAACTGCTGGATCCGCGAACCCTTTATGCCCCTCCCAATCGCCCGGAACTTGCAGAGGAAATCGACCGGCGCTATGAGCTGATCGATCCCGATGATCTGGAATACCAGATGGAAGTGTTACGGATTTTCAAGCAGACCAACACGCTTCGCGTGGCAGCCGCTGACATCGGCGGCGTGCTGCCGTTAATGAAAGTGAGCGATCATTTATCCGATATTGCCGAAATCTCCGTCGCAAAGACAGTGGATCTTACCTGGCGCCATCTGGTCGAAAAACACGGGACGCCGAATTGCATGCTTGACAATACGCCGCTGGATCGGGGATTTGCTGTCATTGCCTATGGAAAACTCGGCGGTCTGGAGCTTGGCTACGACTCAGACCTGGATCTGGTGTTTCTTCATGCCTGCACCGGCGCACAAACCCGGGGCGGTTCCCGGCCCTTGGATATTCCGCAGTTTTTTTCCCGGTTGGGCCAGCGGGTCATTCACTTTCTGTCCGCGCACACACCGGCCGGCGTTCTTTATGAAACGGACATGCGGCTAAGACCCAGTGGAACCAGCGGCCTGCTGGTCTGTCACATTGATGCCTGGGAGGAATATCAGATGAAAGACGCCTGGACCTGGGAACATCAGGCGCTGGTGCGGGCCCGCGGCATCTGCGGGGATTCGGCGCTAATTGCGCGTTTTGAAACCGTGCGGCTTCGGGCGCTTTCCCGTCCCCGACGCAAGGCCATTTTAAAAAAAGAGGTGTCGGACATGCGCGAGCGCATGCGCCGGGAACATGGGGGTCACCCTTCAACTGACTTCAATCTCAAACATGATCCCGGCGGCATGGTGGATATCGAATTTCTGGTTCAATACATTGTGCTCTTGATGGCGCACCGCTATCCGCAACTGCTGAAATGGACCGATAATGTGCGACAAATTCAGGCCCTGGCGGAGGAAAAAATTATCGGAGATGACATGGCGCATCAACTTCGAACGGCCTACCTGACCTACCGGTCCATGGCCCACCGGTTAAGCTTACAGGAAGCACCTCCGGTCGTGCCAGCGGATCAATTCAAAGCCTATCGGCAAACGATTATGCGCTTTTGGCATCACGTGCTGGGCCAACCGGATCAGCCACCAAAGGGTCTTTCTTAA
- the nth gene encoding endonuclease III gives MPKTKKQITAIVNFLKAAYPNVKTQLTHKNPFELLVATILSAQCTDKQVNAVTETLFQKLPTPRDMAAAPLPVIESLIRSTGFYHNKAKHIQSCAQALLSDHNGQVPRTLEALVTLPGVGRKTANVVLGAAFGMPGIVVDTHVARLSQRIGLTRHTDPVKIEFDLMNLLPKTTWNDFCLHLIYHGRAVCTARKPKCLSCMLLTLCDYPKNNPVPA, from the coding sequence ATGCCCAAAACCAAAAAGCAAATCACCGCCATCGTCAATTTTCTGAAGGCGGCCTACCCGAACGTCAAGACACAACTCACGCACAAAAACCCCTTTGAACTCCTTGTGGCCACCATTCTCTCGGCCCAATGCACGGACAAACAAGTTAACGCCGTAACTGAAACGCTTTTCCAAAAGCTGCCCACACCACGGGACATGGCCGCCGCTCCGCTGCCGGTCATTGAAAGCCTCATCCGCTCAACGGGTTTTTATCATAACAAGGCAAAACATATTCAATCCTGTGCGCAAGCGCTTCTATCCGACCATAACGGCCAGGTGCCCCGAACGTTGGAAGCGCTTGTCACATTGCCCGGTGTCGGGCGAAAAACCGCCAATGTGGTCCTTGGCGCCGCCTTCGGCATGCCGGGTATCGTCGTCGACACGCATGTCGCCAGGCTCTCGCAACGAATCGGCCTGACCCGGCACACGGATCCGGTCAAAATTGAATTCGACCTGATGAACCTGCTTCCCAAAACCACATGGAACGATTTCTGTCTACATCTCATCTATCACGGACGCGCCGTTTGCACGGCCAGGAAACCGAAGTGCCTTTCCTGCATGCTTCTGACTTTATGCGATTATCCAAAAAACAACCCGGTACCCGCATAA
- a CDS encoding radical SAM protein — translation MKKTVAFSKNALNVFFHILTGCNLSCTHCYINPAQHGTAPLALDTVISWLKLFADKSRHANVIFLGGEPTLHPALSQSVKAARAMGYESITIDTNGYLFHNILSKVAPGEVDFFSFSLDGATRETNDRIRGRGSYDTCLKGIRNAGQKGFHTSLIYTVSRENLHEIHRMPELLAKLGLHRFFIQVIGIRGKSAAPESDRKCLQLLPEEWLGIIPEVADRVARLGITVTYPKVFLRPEEPFACAGIEAENYFLFPNGRVYRCPLCEDFPFHSHVIEKDRLVNTPKINEMDLFPLSIPEGCVMNKIIQPGNIEYTADGKPAYKIACCMLKEEIKSAAESS, via the coding sequence ATGAAAAAAACGGTCGCTTTTTCAAAAAACGCGCTCAACGTGTTTTTCCATATTCTCACCGGATGCAATCTGTCCTGCACGCATTGCTATATCAACCCGGCGCAGCATGGCACGGCTCCCCTCGCCCTTGATACCGTTATTTCCTGGCTGAAACTTTTCGCCGATAAAAGCCGGCATGCCAATGTCATCTTTCTCGGCGGCGAGCCGACCCTGCATCCGGCCCTCTCTCAATCGGTTAAAGCTGCCAGAGCCATGGGCTATGAATCCATCACCATTGATACCAACGGCTATCTCTTTCATAATATTTTATCAAAGGTGGCGCCCGGGGAGGTGGATTTTTTTAGTTTCAGCCTGGACGGTGCGACGCGTGAGACCAATGATCGAATTCGGGGCAGGGGCTCATACGACACCTGCCTGAAGGGCATTCGGAATGCCGGGCAAAAAGGCTTTCACACCAGCCTGATCTATACGGTGAGCCGGGAAAATCTTCACGAAATTCATCGCATGCCCGAATTGTTGGCGAAGTTGGGCCTGCATCGGTTTTTTATTCAGGTTATCGGCATTCGAGGCAAGTCCGCGGCGCCCGAATCGGACCGCAAGTGCCTTCAATTATTGCCGGAAGAGTGGCTGGGGATTATTCCGGAGGTGGCGGATCGCGTTGCCCGGCTGGGCATCACCGTGACCTATCCGAAGGTGTTTTTGCGTCCCGAAGAGCCCTTTGCCTGCGCCGGCATCGAGGCGGAAAACTATTTTCTCTTTCCCAACGGCCGCGTGTATCGCTGCCCGCTGTGTGAGGATTTTCCGTTTCACAGCCACGTCATTGAAAAGGACCGGTTGGTAAATACGCCGAAAATAAATGAAATGGATCTATTTCCCCTCAGTATTCCGGAAGGGTGCGTGATGAACAAAATCATTCAGCCGGGCAATATCGAATACACTGCGGACGGGAAGCCGGCCTATAAGATCGCCTGTTGCATGCTCAAAGAGGAAATTAAAAGCGCTGCCGAATCATCTTAA
- a CDS encoding tRNA 4-thiouridine(8) synthase ThiI, which produces MEVTKRKARALGLCSGGLDSRLAAKILQMQGIDVYLITFETPFFSAQKAREAAKQLGLPLEVANITDIYLTMLRNPPCGYGKHMNPCLDCHALMFRLAGETMRKKGFDFLFSGEVLGQRPMSQTRSSLRYVEKHSGYDGYILRPLSALQLGETIPEKEGWVDRSRLLGITGRGRKDQMVLAEQFEITDYPSPAGGCLLTDKGYADRLRDLFAHQETTSESELHLLKYGRHFRLESGAKIIVGRTKPENEALETYADPAKDTRLWLHKKPGPVCLVTAGADETTVKLAASLCVGYSKTPQEIPTEVRVKAPDKETRIQVLGMAPDLFKAFLL; this is translated from the coding sequence ATGGAAGTAACAAAAAGAAAAGCACGTGCGTTGGGCCTGTGCTCCGGGGGGCTTGACAGCCGCTTGGCAGCGAAAATACTGCAAATGCAAGGGATTGACGTCTATCTGATAACCTTTGAGACCCCTTTTTTTTCGGCGCAAAAGGCACGGGAGGCGGCGAAACAGTTAGGCTTGCCCTTAGAAGTCGCCAATATCACGGATATCTATTTAACCATGCTTAGAAACCCGCCATGCGGCTACGGGAAACACATGAATCCGTGTCTGGATTGCCACGCGCTGATGTTTCGGCTCGCCGGTGAAACGATGCGTAAAAAAGGCTTTGATTTTTTATTCAGCGGGGAAGTGCTCGGGCAGCGACCCATGTCGCAAACCCGATCGTCCTTGCGATATGTTGAAAAGCATTCCGGCTATGACGGGTACATTTTAAGACCGCTCAGCGCGCTGCAGTTAGGCGAGACTATTCCGGAAAAAGAGGGGTGGGTGGATAGATCCCGGCTACTCGGTATCACGGGCCGCGGGAGAAAAGACCAGATGGTGTTGGCGGAACAATTCGAAATTACGGACTATCCCTCGCCCGCCGGCGGGTGCCTGTTGACCGACAAAGGCTATGCCGACCGACTCAGGGATCTATTCGCACACCAGGAGACAACGAGTGAATCCGAACTTCATCTGCTGAAATACGGCCGGCATTTTCGCCTTGAATCCGGGGCGAAGATCATTGTCGGCCGAACAAAGCCGGAGAATGAGGCGTTGGAAACCTATGCGGATCCGGCCAAAGATACGCGCCTTTGGCTGCACAAAAAACCCGGGCCGGTTTGTCTGGTAACCGCCGGAGCCGATGAGACGACCGTGAAGTTGGCGGCCTCGCTGTGTGTCGGCTATAGCAAAACGCCCCAGGAAATACCGACGGAGGTAAGGGTTAAGGCGCCCGACAAAGAAACGCGGATACAGGTGCTGGGAATGGCACCGGATTTGTTCAAGGCGTTTTTGCTGTAG
- a CDS encoding 2-amino-3,7-dideoxy-D-threo-hept-6-ulosonate synthase: MLNIGKSIRMERIMDRQTGKTVIVPMDHGVTVGPIDGLINLPEAVNAVAEGGANAVIGHIGLPKYGHRHGGRDVGLILHLSASTSLSPRPNKKVIVNTVENAIRFGADGVSIHINIGSYDEPEMLADFGRIAVECSYWGMPLIAMMYPRGRNITDDKSVDVVKMAARIGAELGADFIKTNYTGDPESFARVVEGCPAPVLIAGGSKLTEKEMFETIEGAMQAGAKGLSIGRNVFQHSHPTAFVKAACAIVHENKSAKEAMEMLLELSK, encoded by the coding sequence ATGCTGAACATCGGCAAATCGATTCGTATGGAACGAATTATGGACCGTCAAACGGGCAAAACGGTCATTGTCCCAATGGATCATGGGGTAACGGTTGGCCCGATCGATGGCCTCATCAACCTGCCCGAAGCGGTTAACGCGGTGGCCGAAGGGGGAGCCAATGCGGTTATCGGGCATATCGGGCTGCCCAAATACGGGCATCGGCATGGTGGACGGGATGTCGGGCTCATTCTTCATTTGTCGGCCTCCACCAGTTTATCCCCCAGACCCAACAAAAAAGTGATTGTCAATACGGTTGAAAATGCCATTCGCTTTGGGGCGGACGGCGTTTCGATTCATATTAATATCGGTAGTTACGATGAGCCGGAAATGCTGGCGGATTTTGGCCGGATCGCCGTGGAGTGCAGCTACTGGGGTATGCCGTTGATCGCCATGATGTATCCGCGGGGCCGCAATATTACGGATGACAAATCCGTGGATGTGGTGAAAATGGCGGCCCGAATCGGCGCTGAACTGGGTGCGGATTTCATCAAAACCAACTACACCGGAGACCCGGAATCGTTTGCCAGGGTCGTAGAGGGGTGTCCGGCACCGGTGTTGATCGCCGGTGGGAGCAAATTAACCGAAAAAGAAATGTTTGAAACCATTGAAGGGGCCATGCAGGCCGGCGCCAAGGGGTTGTCCATCGGCCGAAATGTGTTTCAGCATTCCCATCCGACGGCATTTGTCAAAGCGGCTTGCGCCATTGTGCATGAGAATAAAAGCGCCAAGGAAGCCATGGAGATGCTGTTGGAATTAAGTAAATAA
- a CDS encoding cation:proton antiporter codes for MNSHAVSVMLLSFGVLLCFARALGEVAQRLRQPAVLGELLAGVLLGPTVLGNVSPELGLFLFPPQGPNAVAMDTIATLAIVFFLMVAGIEVDLSTLWKQGKAGLKVGMASIAVPFFFAFLVAWLAPQALGKQPDANPLVFALVLAIAMSISALPIIAKTLMDMDLYRSDLGMVVISAAIFNDLIGWIVFAIILGLMGESADRGNNIMQTITLTIAFAAGILTIGRWLIHRVLPFVQAYTRWPGGELSFALILAMLGAAFTEWIGIHAIFGAFLVGAAIGDSAHLRESTRVTIDHFVSFIFAPVFFASIGLKVDFLAHFDLPLVLTVLGLVCVVKLAGGVLGARWGGMPAQEARAVGFAMVSVGAMGIIIGLLALQAGIISQRLFVALVIMAIATSMMSGPGIRLILRPSKRWRLQDSLLSKLFFRELKAVSRRNVIHEMTTAVCEAISGLNIEAIEAAVWDREEALSTGLGKGIALPHARIEGLKEAIVAVGISDTGIDFDAPDGKPANIIFLLLTPRNDPRVQLVIGSEIARCFREPKMLEQVLRTKNFTDFLALIKSFR; via the coding sequence ATGAATTCACATGCCGTTAGCGTGATGCTTTTATCTTTCGGAGTGTTGTTGTGTTTTGCCCGTGCACTCGGTGAGGTGGCACAACGGTTGCGACAGCCTGCCGTATTGGGGGAGTTACTTGCCGGTGTATTGCTAGGCCCGACCGTTTTGGGAAATGTGTCGCCCGAGCTCGGCTTATTTCTCTTTCCCCCCCAGGGACCGAATGCCGTTGCCATGGATACCATCGCGACACTCGCGATTGTGTTTTTTTTAATGGTTGCCGGTATCGAGGTGGATTTGTCAACCCTTTGGAAGCAGGGCAAGGCCGGGTTAAAAGTCGGCATGGCAAGCATTGCCGTTCCATTTTTTTTCGCTTTTTTGGTGGCTTGGCTGGCGCCGCAGGCGCTCGGCAAGCAGCCGGATGCAAATCCATTGGTGTTCGCGCTGGTTTTAGCCATCGCCATGTCAATTTCCGCGCTGCCCATTATTGCGAAAACGCTGATGGATATGGATCTTTACCGAAGCGATCTCGGAATGGTGGTGATTAGCGCCGCCATCTTTAACGATCTGATCGGCTGGATTGTGTTCGCCATCATTTTGGGACTGATGGGCGAGAGCGCAGATCGCGGAAATAATATCATGCAGACGATTACGCTGACCATAGCCTTTGCCGCCGGAATCCTTACCATCGGCCGCTGGTTGATTCACAGAGTGTTGCCGTTTGTGCAGGCTTATACGCGATGGCCCGGAGGCGAGCTTAGCTTTGCGCTGATTCTGGCGATGCTCGGCGCCGCTTTTACCGAATGGATTGGAATCCATGCCATTTTTGGCGCCTTTCTTGTGGGGGCGGCTATTGGCGATTCCGCGCACTTGCGCGAAAGCACGAGGGTAACCATTGACCATTTTGTTTCCTTTATTTTTGCGCCCGTGTTTTTTGCTAGCATTGGGCTTAAAGTGGATTTTCTGGCGCATTTTGATCTTCCCCTTGTGTTAACGGTCCTTGGGCTTGTCTGTGTTGTTAAACTCGCCGGGGGGGTTTTGGGCGCTCGTTGGGGGGGGATGCCCGCCCAGGAGGCGCGGGCGGTCGGTTTTGCAATGGTTTCCGTTGGCGCCATGGGAATCATCATCGGGCTGCTTGCCCTGCAAGCGGGGATTATCAGCCAACGACTTTTTGTCGCGCTGGTTATTATGGCCATTGCCACCTCCATGATGAGTGGGCCCGGCATTCGACTCATCCTTCGGCCTTCAAAAAGGTGGCGGCTTCAGGATTCATTGTTGTCAAAACTTTTTTTCCGTGAACTAAAAGCCGTTTCGCGACGGAATGTCATTCATGAAATGACGACGGCCGTGTGTGAAGCGATCAGCGGTCTGAATATAGAAGCAATCGAAGCAGCGGTCTGGGATCGCGAGGAAGCGCTTAGCACGGGCCTTGGCAAGGGAATAGCGCTGCCGCATGCACGAATTGAAGGACTTAAAGAGGCCATTGTCGCGGTTGGTATTTCCGATACGGGCATCGACTTTGACGCACCGGACGGCAAACCGGCCAATATTATTTTTCTTCTGCTGACGCCGAGAAACGATCCCCGTGTGCAGTTAGTGATCGGTTCCGAAATAGCGCGGTGTTTTCGTGAACCGAAAATGCTTGAACAGGTGCTTCGAACGAAGAATTTCACGGATTTCCTGGCGCTGATAAAAAGTTTTCGTTAA
- the purF gene encoding amidophosphoribosyltransferase, with translation MYSEKPREACGLFGIQDHADAAKLTYFGLYALQHRGQESAGIAVVEENIMRQHKGMGLVAEVFNMPQLEQLKGRSAIGHVRYSTTGSSILTNAQPLVVQHRQRTYAVAHNGNLVNAHTLRNELEETGSIFQTTMDSEVFLHLFVKNLGKGFEQALVETASRIKGAFSFVMLTNRGEVVGIKDPHGFRPLSLGKLNGSYVLASETCALDLVQAEFIRSLDPGEIVIIGPNGVKSIRYAEPDKKRFCVFEFIYFARPDSSIFGKTVYEVRKAHGRRLAREAPVSADFVMPFPDSGNYAAIGYAQESGIPFEMGMIRNHYVGRTFIQPTQSMRDFAVRIKLNPVRSLLKGKEIIIIEDSIIRGTTVRTRVKALRELGVKRVHMRVSGPPHRFPCHYGIDFSTKGELIAAKMSVPELKEYLGLDSLHYLSLKGLLEATGVEDPENSFCKACFDGCYPVSFDEDLSKNCLEIQ, from the coding sequence ATCTATTCGGAAAAACCACGCGAAGCTTGCGGCTTATTCGGCATTCAGGATCATGCCGATGCAGCCAAGCTGACCTATTTTGGATTATACGCCCTTCAACATCGCGGGCAGGAAAGCGCCGGGATAGCGGTTGTCGAGGAAAATATCATGCGGCAGCATAAAGGGATGGGGCTTGTCGCCGAAGTCTTTAACATGCCGCAGCTCGAACAATTAAAGGGGCGAAGCGCCATCGGTCATGTGAGATATTCCACCACCGGCAGCTCGATTCTTACCAATGCACAGCCGCTGGTGGTTCAGCACCGCCAGCGGACTTATGCGGTGGCCCATAACGGCAATCTGGTCAATGCGCACACCCTGCGAAATGAACTGGAAGAAACGGGCTCTATTTTTCAAACCACGATGGACAGTGAGGTTTTTCTTCATCTTTTCGTGAAAAATCTGGGTAAGGGCTTTGAGCAGGCGTTGGTTGAAACCGCATCGCGAATTAAGGGGGCATTTTCCTTTGTCATGCTAACGAACCGGGGAGAGGTGGTCGGCATCAAGGATCCCCACGGGTTTCGCCCGTTAAGCCTCGGTAAACTCAACGGCAGCTATGTGCTGGCCTCTGAAACCTGCGCCCTGGACCTGGTGCAGGCGGAATTTATTCGGTCTCTCGACCCTGGTGAAATCGTGATTATCGGACCGAACGGGGTCAAAAGCATTCGTTACGCCGAGCCGGACAAAAAGCGATTCTGTGTGTTTGAATTTATTTATTTTGCCAGGCCGGACAGCTCTATTTTCGGAAAAACCGTCTATGAAGTCAGAAAAGCGCACGGCCGCAGGCTCGCGCGGGAAGCCCCCGTATCCGCCGATTTCGTGATGCCTTTTCCGGATTCTGGAAACTATGCTGCGATAGGGTATGCCCAGGAATCCGGTATTCCGTTTGAAATGGGCATGATTCGAAACCATTATGTGGGCAGAACTTTTATTCAGCCGACCCAAAGCATGCGGGATTTTGCCGTTCGCATCAAACTGAACCCGGTTCGGTCCCTTCTTAAAGGAAAAGAAATTATTATTATTGAAGACTCCATCATTCGCGGCACGACCGTCCGCACCCGCGTCAAAGCCCTGCGGGAGCTTGGTGTAAAACGTGTTCACATGCGGGTCAGCGGGCCTCCCCATCGGTTTCCCTGCCATTACGGCATCGATTTTTCAACCAAAGGAGAGCTTATTGCCGCGAAAATGTCGGTCCCGGAACTCAAGGAGTATTTGGGCCTCGATTCGCTCCATTACCTGAGCTTAAAGGGGTTGTTGGAAGCAACCGGTGTGGAGGATCCCGAGAACAGTTTTTGCAAAGCCTGTTTTGACGGGTGTTACCCGGTGTCCTTTGATGAGGATCTGTCCAAAAATTGCCTTGAAATACAATAG